The region CAGCTCTTGTTCCTGAACCTCCCTACGGTTCAGAAAAGAAAGGGCGATATGCCCTTTCACTCGGGGTTCCCTTATCGCACTGGCGTGCAGTGTAAAGGTTTCGCGCCTGCTGCGCCCCGTAGGGCCCGGAATCTTGTCTCAGATTCCGTCTCCGGGCTCTTGCTCTCACAACCCGTACCGATTATCGGCACGGTGGGCCGTTACCCCACCGTCTACCTAATCGGCCGCAGCCACATCCACCAGCGTCGGAACGTTTGATCGTCGTCGTCTTCAAACTGACAACGCGTATCAGGCATTAGCCTCAGTTTCCCGAGGTTATTCCTGTCTGGTGGGTAGTTTGGCCACGTGTTACTGAGCTATACGCCGCGAGTCTGAACTCGCACGACTAGCATGGCTAAATCGAACCCCGATAGCAATGACCTCCGGCAGGATCAACCGGAATGATACGTGCAATGCACGTGGGTGGCGGGTCACGTACTCTACAGTACGCTCACCATATACTTCGTGTGTGGTCATGTATCGGTTATCGTTCGGTGACACCGGCCGATCCGGGGGACACCGAACTACCAAGGCTCACATCAGAAACCGTCCTGTGGCGGACCACGGGGGCGACTTCCTCATCCGTCGCAAGCGGCAGGAAATCCGGCAGACCCGGGGTGGACCCTGCCACCATCTTCGTATCATATCCGAACGCCCGTATCCACATAAGGGCTCCGGAACGTATCTGAACTCGCCGACCGAGGTCAGGTGTCAACGGGGGGCGACCGCCCCGGCGACCTTCGCATTTCATTCGATGGGAGGTGAGTACTTAACCCCATTGATGCGGCTGTCGTATGGGAATCCGACCCGAGAGACGAGCCCACATATGGCTCCCCCAGTCGCCTTCGTTGCCAGCGTCCCGGCAGCGGCTATATAAGGGAACCGTTTATAAGGAAGGGGGGACGATAACGGGACGAAAATGAGTTCGCCGGCAGATTCCATCGAGATTCAGAACGTGGTCGCATCGACGGGCATCGGGCAGGAGCTCGACCTCGAAGCACTCGCAGAAGACCTCCCGGGTGCGGACTTCAACCCCGACAACTTCCCCGGCCTCGTCTATCGTACGCAGGACCCGAAGGCCGCGGCGCTCATCTTCCGCTCCGGGAAGATTGTATGCACGGGCGCAAAGAGTATTGATGACGTCCACGACGCGCTGGCCATCATCTTCCAGAAGCTTCGTGACCTGACCATCCCCGTCGAGGAAGAGCCCGAGATCACCGTCCAGAACATCGTCTCCAGCGCTGACCTGGGCCACAACCTCAACCTGAACGCACTCGCCATCGGCCTCGGCCTCGAGGACGTCGAATACGAACCCGAGCAGTTCCCGGGCCTCGTCTACCGGATGGACGACCCCGACGTGGTCATCCTCCTGTTCGGCTCGGGGAAGATCGTCATCACGGGCGGCAAGCAGGTCCAGGACGCACAGGAAGCCGTCGAGAAGATCGTCGAGCGTATCGAAGGCCTCGGCCTGCTCGGATAGACGATGCGTGCGCCCGCATGCGACCGGTCCCCTTCTTTCTGCGTGCAACCAGCACAAAAGGGATAACCCCTGAGTACGAAGCGCGCATGTGGCATCCCGTGACCACGGCGAGGGCCGGGGCGGGCCCGTCCTCGATCCACACGACAGCCCATCGTCGCCAGCCGACGTCGCCGGGGCAGCCTCGCGACGCCAACCCCAAGATCCGCCGTCGCGCGACCCCGGCCGATACTCTCTGACAGATCACTTCCGGGAGCGACTGGTGCAGCCGGGTCGGTACGTCTCCATCGAGGGCGTCGACACTGCCATCCGGAGTGGGCAACTCCGGTGGAACACCACCGACGGCTGGCGGTTCGCACACCTTGACGACGGTGTCCGTCTCGTAGTGGTCGTCTGTGACACCGAAACCGCCTCGCCGGTCGTCGTGACCGCCTGGACGGAACTCGCGAACCTGCAGACTGCGCGCCGATCCGAACGATGGGACCGCACGGACCTCGAAACCATTCAACTCCGGACCGCGCTGTCCGAACGGGCCGAGACACACATCCCGAACCGAATCAGACCCCGCGACGTGCCGCGGCCGTTCCAAATCTGCAGCCATACGGTCACGTCGAATCCCGGTGAGGGGCACGTCCAGTGTGAGGACTGTGGCGGCCGGTTCCGCTCCAAGGGTGGACTGGACCGCTCCCGCTGCTCGAAGTAGCCCGGGGTCGCAAGCCGTATTCCCGACCGGTGCCAACCCCGCCCAATGAGCGACCTCTCGCTGTCCGATTTCTACGACGCGGTCGAAGCCGAGGGGCGGCCGCTGCTCACCGCTGGCCAGCTCGCTCGCCGACTCGACCGCTCACAGGCCGAAGCCGACGAGGCCCTGGAGCGGCTCACCGACCAAGGAGTCGTCGAGCGCGTCGACGTCGAGACCGACCCGATCGTCTGGTACCCGACTGAATGGGGCGAACTGGCCTCACGCGAGCGCGTCGTGGTGTTCCCTGAACGCCGCGAAATCGTCGTCGACCGGCCCACACAGTACACCCAAGCCCGACTCGCCCAGTTCGCCCACCTTGTCGACACCACCGGGACCGAACCCGGCACCCGGGGCTACCTCTACCGTATCCGGCCGGAGGACATCTGGTCGGCTCCCTTCGAAGGCGTCGCGGACCTCCTGCTCACGATGCGGGCGGTGTTTCCCCGACGATATGAGGGCCTCGAGGAGTGGGTCGAAGGACAGTGGAAACGCGCGAACCGCTTCCGGCTCCACACCCACGAGGACGGGTATACGGTGCTCTCGGCCGCAACGGACGAACTGCTGGGCAACGTCGCTCTCGAGAAACTCGACGAGGACTGCATCCGCGCCCCGATCTCAGATACTGAGGCCTGGGTGAACGAGGACATGGTCGCCGAGGTCAAGCGAACACTCTACGAAGCGGGCTACCCAGTCGTCGACGACCGCGAACTCGAGACCGGGGACCCGGTCGATGTGGAACTCACGACCGAGTTGCGCGAGTACCAGCAGTCCTGGGTCGACAGCTTCCTCGAGAAGCAGGCCGGCGTGTTGGTCGGCCCACCCGGTTCGGGCAAAACCGTGGCCGCCCTCGGCGCGCTCGCGGGCGTGGGCGGAGAAACCCTAATTCTCGTCCCATCGCGGGAACTCGCTGGCCAGTGGCGCCAGGAACTGCTCCGACACACGAGTATCGACGAGGCGGACGTTGGCGAGTACCACGGTGGCACCAAACAGCTCCGGCCGGTCACCATCGCCACCTATCAAATCGCGGGGATGGACCGCCACCGGACACTGTTCGACGAGCGTGAGTGGGGGTTGGTCGTCTTCGACGAGGCCCACCACGTCCCCGCGCCAGTCTTCCGTCGCTCCGCTGCGCTTCAAAGCCGGCACCGACTCGGCCTCACCGCGACTCCCGTCAGGGAGAGCGACGACGAGAAGGAGATCTACACCCTC is a window of halophilic archaeon DL31 DNA encoding:
- a CDS encoding TATA-box-binding protein (KEGG: hla:Hlac_1523 transcription factor~HAMAP: TATA-box-binding protein~PFAM: TATA-box binding); the protein is MSSPADSIEIQNVVASTGIGQELDLEALAEDLPGADFNPDNFPGLVYRTQDPKAAALIFRSGKIVCTGAKSIDDVHDALAIIFQKLRDLTIPVEEEPEITVQNIVSSADLGHNLNLNALAIGLGLEDVEYEPEQFPGLVYRMDDPDVVILLFGSGKIVITGGKQVQDAQEAVEKIVERIEGLGLLG
- a CDS encoding type III restriction protein res subunit (KEGG: hbo:Hbor_14720 DNA/RNA helicase, superfamily II~PFAM: Restriction endonuclease, type I, R subunit/Type III, Res subunit; DNA/RNA helicase, C-terminal~SMART: DEAD-like helicase, N-terminal; DNA/RNA helicase, C-terminal); this encodes MSDLSLSDFYDAVEAEGRPLLTAGQLARRLDRSQAEADEALERLTDQGVVERVDVETDPIVWYPTEWGELASRERVVVFPERREIVVDRPTQYTQARLAQFAHLVDTTGTEPGTRGYLYRIRPEDIWSAPFEGVADLLLTMRAVFPRRYEGLEEWVEGQWKRANRFRLHTHEDGYTVLSAATDELLGNVALEKLDEDCIRAPISDTEAWVNEDMVAEVKRTLYEAGYPVVDDRELETGDPVDVELTTELREYQQSWVDSFLEKQAGVLVGPPGSGKTVAALGALAGVGGETLILVPSRELAGQWRQELLRHTSIDEADVGEYHGGTKQLRPVTIATYQIAGMDRHRTLFDEREWGLVVFDEAHHVPAPVFRRSAALQSRHRLGLTATPVRESDDEKEIYTLIGPPLGTDWSQLFDAGFVAEPEVELRYLPWDDEFAENEWASAHGRERHILAGMNPRKIEETQKLLAEQDGKALVFVDYLDQGDAIAEAIDAPFISGETPHHRREALFEAFRTGEEEALVVSRVGDEGIDLPNAELAIVASGLGGSRRQGAQRAGRTMRPVGRAEVVVLATHGTREEEFARRQMRHLAEKGVQVHETVVGSEEEGEEDSDDEAAEGSSENVDPDPQADAE
- a CDS encoding hypothetical protein (KEGG: hla:Hlac_1534 hypothetical protein) — its product is MASRDHGEGRGGPVLDPHDSPSSPADVAGAASRRQPQDPPSRDPGRYSLTDHFRERLVQPGRYVSIEGVDTAIRSGQLRWNTTDGWRFAHLDDGVRLVVVVCDTETASPVVVTAWTELANLQTARRSERWDRTDLETIQLRTALSERAETHIPNRIRPRDVPRPFQICSHTVTSNPGEGHVQCEDCGGRFRSKGGLDRSRCSK